In Andreesenia angusta, a single genomic region encodes these proteins:
- a CDS encoding DUF1073 domain-containing protein yields MSRKRNKKMAEKQMQKAVDSKPKEQMSGYTADAFMNTLARLGTGTPNLLESTEYPNTRLTQNYGLMNSLYRSHWIVRKIIDCIPEDMCKNWIDLKTQLEPGEVERFERLERRTRVKRDILKALKWCRLYGGSGAVMIIEGHEHILDEPLNYDEIMPGSFKGLIVADRWTGLYPSSETIEDVSSPEFGYPEYYEWNLENGSAMRVHHSRVLRFTGRELPLMERYAEMHWGASEVEMVFDDLKKRDNTSWNIAQLVFLANIRVLKMADLGEMLAMGDEQSQRELYTTLSQQNQLLNNMGLQVMDKDDDFHTIQYSFSGLSDIYQNFMLDISGAAEIPVTKLFGRSPAGLSATGESDMQNYYDMVGQKQASQLEPALDKLLPVMAMSEFGYIPDDLDYEFNPIAEQSEDELANIVDKKVNSIVNVFNAGILSQKVALKELKEMSVTTGMFTNITAEDIDKADDDFDTAGEDMPETGSSIVENYLRGIEQ; encoded by the coding sequence ATGAGTCGAAAGAGAAATAAGAAAATGGCTGAAAAGCAGATGCAGAAAGCTGTAGACAGTAAACCAAAGGAACAAATGAGTGGCTACACAGCAGACGCTTTTATGAATACTCTTGCGAGACTTGGTACTGGAACGCCAAACTTATTAGAGAGCACAGAATATCCAAATACTCGACTTACACAGAACTATGGTTTGATGAACAGCTTATATCGCTCACATTGGATTGTACGGAAAATTATAGACTGTATACCGGAAGACATGTGCAAGAACTGGATAGACTTGAAGACTCAACTAGAGCCAGGAGAAGTGGAGCGTTTCGAGAGGCTAGAGAGAAGAACTAGAGTTAAAAGGGATATTCTGAAAGCTCTAAAGTGGTGTCGCCTATATGGTGGTTCCGGAGCTGTAATGATAATAGAGGGCCACGAACATATATTGGACGAGCCGCTTAACTATGATGAGATAATGCCTGGAAGCTTCAAGGGACTGATAGTAGCTGATAGATGGACAGGTCTATATCCTTCTAGTGAAACTATAGAGGATGTGTCGAGTCCGGAGTTCGGTTATCCAGAGTACTACGAGTGGAATCTGGAGAATGGAAGTGCAATGAGGGTGCATCACAGTAGAGTACTTAGGTTTACTGGAAGAGAACTTCCCTTAATGGAAAGATATGCAGAAATGCACTGGGGAGCGTCCGAAGTAGAAATGGTATTCGATGATCTTAAGAAAAGGGATAACACTAGTTGGAATATAGCACAACTTGTATTCCTAGCAAATATCAGAGTGTTGAAGATGGCTGACCTTGGAGAAATGCTTGCTATGGGTGATGAACAATCACAGAGAGAGCTATATACTACCCTGTCACAGCAAAATCAACTACTGAATAATATGGGACTACAGGTTATGGATAAGGACGATGACTTCCATACCATACAATACTCATTTTCAGGGCTATCTGACATATACCAGAACTTCATGCTGGACATATCGGGTGCGGCAGAGATACCGGTTACTAAGCTATTTGGGAGAAGCCCTGCTGGACTGAGTGCCACAGGTGAAAGCGATATGCAGAACTACTACGACATGGTAGGACAAAAGCAAGCTTCGCAATTGGAGCCGGCACTAGACAAGCTACTTCCAGTTATGGCGATGAGTGAGTTTGGGTACATCCCTGATGACCTTGACTATGAGTTCAATCCTATAGCAGAACAGTCTGAGGACGAACTGGCAAACATAGTGGACAAGAAAGTCAACTCTATCGTCAATGTGTTCAATGCAGGCATATTGAGCCAGAAGGTGGCCCTAAAGGAACTCAAGGAAATGAGTGTTACCACTGGAATGTTCACAAATATAACCGCAGAGGATATAGACAAAGCTGATGATGACTTTGATACCGCTGGAGAGGATATGCCGGAGACAGGAAGCTCTATAGTGGAAAATTACCTTAGGGGTATAGAGCAATGA
- a CDS encoding HNH endonuclease signature motif containing protein, translated as MVKYDEDKKHAYFNGHTFTRDEKTNYYLAARPTKGNKRQRLHVYMWEYFNGEIPKGHEVHHKNKDKLCNEIENLELLTNKKHMRIHADDFLKNEERRKESAKILNEKARPKAIEWHKSEAGREWHKSHYEEMKDKLYAKKKYTCYNCGKEFEATVRLNKFCSNNCKSAWRRKQGLDNNERTCVICGNIYSAYKYSKSKTCSRKCRGKLRSINAQK; from the coding sequence ATGGTCAAATATGATGAAGATAAAAAACATGCATACTTTAATGGTCATACATTCACAAGAGATGAAAAAACTAATTATTATCTTGCAGCTAGACCTACCAAGGGGAATAAGCGACAAAGATTGCATGTCTATATGTGGGAATACTTTAATGGAGAAATCCCGAAGGGGCATGAGGTTCATCATAAAAACAAAGACAAGCTATGTAATGAAATAGAAAATCTTGAACTACTTACAAATAAAAAACATATGAGAATACACGCAGATGATTTTTTGAAAAATGAAGAGAGAAGAAAGGAATCGGCAAAAATACTTAATGAAAAAGCTAGGCCGAAAGCCATCGAGTGGCATAAGTCTGAAGCGGGTAGGGAGTGGCACAAATCTCATTATGAGGAAATGAAAGACAAACTCTACGCCAAGAAAAAGTATACATGCTACAATTGCGGAAAAGAGTTTGAAGCAACTGTTAGATTAAACAAGTTTTGCTCCAATAACTGTAAATCAGCATGGAGGAGAAAACAAGGACTTGATAACAATGAAAGGACGTGCGTTATTTGTGGAAATATTTACTCGGCATACAAATACTCAAAATCAAAAACATGTTCAAGAAAATGCAGAGGAAAGCTAAGAAGTATAAATGCACAAAAATAA
- a CDS encoding PBSX family phage terminase large subunit, with product MKKAKNKTIFKFKPFSTKQKKVLTFWMPSSPAKEADGIIADGAIRSGKTVSMGLSYVMWAMDNFENQNFAMCGKTVGSFRRNVWFWLRLMLLSRGYRYTDKKTDNYIEISKGGKVNYFYIFGGKDEASQDLIQGITLSGILFDEVALMPESFVNQGTGRCSVEGSKFFFNCNPDGPMHWFNQNWILKAKEKNLLYLHFTMDDNLSLSERIKERYRNMYRGVFYKRYILGLWSVASGAIFDMWDPEVNEIAENELPMSIQSYARRYIAIDYGTSNATVFLDIYDDGDIAWVTREYYYDSKEKMAQKTDRQYADDLVAFVNEGPSPTAIILDPSAASFKAEIRSRGLRVKAADNEVLDGIRMTSTMIGQGKIKMVKSKCQRTIGDVLSYVWDEKASQRGEEKPVKVADHACVTGDTLIDTTEGQIQISELVGKSGTVYCFDEKKRITTSSRYYDVCKTKSDADVFEIELEDGRYIKATEDHPVLTNRGWIQVKDLTLEDCIVDIKDHY from the coding sequence ATGAAGAAAGCTAAAAATAAGACTATATTCAAGTTCAAACCTTTCTCTACAAAGCAAAAGAAGGTGCTGACTTTCTGGATGCCGAGCAGTCCGGCCAAGGAAGCAGACGGAATAATAGCAGATGGAGCAATCAGATCTGGAAAGACAGTCTCAATGGGGCTGTCTTATGTTATGTGGGCTATGGATAACTTTGAAAATCAGAATTTTGCTATGTGTGGAAAGACGGTAGGAAGTTTCAGAAGAAATGTATGGTTTTGGCTAAGGCTTATGCTCCTTAGCAGAGGTTACAGGTACACAGATAAAAAAACAGACAATTACATAGAGATAAGCAAGGGTGGAAAGGTTAATTACTTTTACATCTTCGGCGGGAAAGATGAGGCTAGTCAGGACTTGATACAGGGCATCACTCTTTCGGGTATACTTTTTGACGAAGTGGCACTTATGCCTGAGTCCTTTGTCAATCAGGGTACTGGACGTTGTTCTGTAGAAGGAAGTAAGTTTTTCTTCAACTGCAATCCAGATGGACCTATGCATTGGTTCAATCAAAACTGGATATTGAAAGCAAAGGAGAAAAATCTACTTTATCTGCATTTCACCATGGATGATAACTTATCTCTTTCAGAGAGGATAAAAGAGCGTTACAGAAACATGTATAGAGGGGTATTCTACAAGCGCTACATACTTGGCTTATGGTCTGTTGCTTCTGGTGCCATATTTGATATGTGGGACCCGGAGGTTAATGAGATTGCAGAGAATGAATTGCCGATGTCTATACAGAGTTATGCTAGGCGGTATATAGCAATAGACTATGGTACCTCCAATGCTACGGTATTCTTGGATATATACGATGATGGAGATATAGCGTGGGTTACTAGAGAGTACTACTATGACTCAAAAGAAAAGATGGCCCAAAAGACAGACAGGCAATATGCAGACGACTTAGTGGCATTCGTAAATGAAGGGCCAAGCCCGACAGCGATAATACTGGACCCATCAGCCGCTTCATTCAAGGCTGAAATAAGGAGTAGGGGCCTAAGAGTCAAGGCGGCGGATAACGAAGTCTTAGACGGCATCAGAATGACCTCGACTATGATAGGTCAAGGAAAGATAAAGATGGTCAAATCTAAGTGTCAAAGGACTATAGGAGACGTATTGAGTTACGTGTGGGACGAGAAGGCTTCGCAACGTGGAGAAGAGAAGCCGGTTAAAGTTGCAGATCACGCTTGTGTAACAGGAGATACCCTGATAGATACTACCGAGGGACAGATTCAAATATCTGAATTGGTTGGGAAAAGCGGAACTGTATATTGCTTCGATGAAAAGAAGCGAATTACCACATCATCTAGATATTACGATGTTTGTAAGACGAAATCTGATGCTGATGTTTTTGAAATAGAACTTGAAGATGGACGGTATATAAAAGCCACTGAAGATCACCCTGTGTTGACGAATCGAGGCTGGATACAGGTAAAAGATTTAACTTTGGAGGATTGCATAGTTGATATAAAAGACCATTACTGA
- a CDS encoding terminase small subunit, giving the protein MIEKDTLREAYESGEGTFKKLAEKYGVSEGTIKSWAKQDRDRGQPWTKPTQPKTKNQKTKTEKVESKKVEVEKEEKKVVTPRKAIEVVMEENDELTEMQRSFCLHYIRNRNATMAAKRAGYAPDSAHAEGSRLLRNVKVRAEIKKLKGAIAEDLLIDDYDILDRYIKTAFSDMTDFVEFGTELIEVGVASGGTKEVEVDYLKIKSSFEVDGSLISEIKQGRNGVSIKLEDRQKALDKLALFFDLFPDKFKRKIDEEKLRISQDRLELDKAKVTGEIEELGDDGFIEALSGRVEEIWEDEES; this is encoded by the coding sequence GTGATAGAGAAGGATACTTTAAGAGAAGCTTATGAGTCTGGAGAAGGAACGTTCAAAAAGCTTGCAGAGAAGTATGGAGTAAGCGAAGGGACTATAAAGAGCTGGGCGAAGCAGGATAGAGATAGAGGTCAACCTTGGACTAAGCCAACTCAACCAAAAACAAAAAACCAAAAAACCAAAACCGAAAAGGTTGAGTCAAAAAAGGTTGAGGTTGAGAAGGAAGAAAAAAAGGTCGTTACTCCTCGAAAAGCTATAGAAGTAGTTATGGAAGAAAACGATGAACTTACTGAAATGCAGAGGTCTTTCTGTTTGCACTACATAAGAAACCGTAATGCAACCATGGCAGCAAAAAGAGCTGGGTATGCTCCAGACAGTGCTCATGCAGAAGGCAGTAGGTTGTTAAGGAATGTTAAGGTTCGAGCTGAGATAAAGAAACTCAAAGGAGCTATAGCGGAGGACTTGCTTATAGACGACTACGACATACTGGATAGGTATATAAAAACAGCGTTCTCGGACATGACGGACTTTGTAGAGTTCGGGACAGAGTTGATTGAAGTAGGAGTGGCATCGGGCGGTACTAAAGAGGTCGAGGTGGACTACCTCAAGATAAAGAGCAGCTTTGAAGTGGACGGCTCTCTAATAAGTGAAATCAAGCAAGGTAGGAATGGCGTATCTATTAAGCTAGAAGATAGGCAGAAGGCACTCGATAAACTAGCCTTATTCTTTGACCTGTTCCCTGACAAATTCAAGCGTAAGATAGATGAAGAGAAGCTAAGGATATCTCAAGACAGGCTAGAGCTCGACAAAGCTAAGGTTACGGGAGAGATAGAAGAGCTCGGTGACGATGGATTCATAGAGGCTCTTAGTGGCAGAGTAGAGGAGATATGGGAAGATGAAGAAAGCTAA
- a CDS encoding type II toxin-antitoxin system RelE family toxin yields the protein MKEYQVVISDKALKILKKMDKRDSAMIMSFIKKNLQGTENPRIKGKALKGDLGDFWRYRFGDYRILAEIDDGEIKIFVIDIGHRREIYR from the coding sequence ATGAAAGAGTACCAGGTCGTTATCAGCGACAAAGCGCTTAAGATTCTAAAGAAGATGGATAAGCGAGATAGTGCGATGATAATGTCCTTTATCAAAAAGAACCTTCAAGGAACTGAGAACCCAAGAATAAAGGGGAAAGCTTTGAAAGGTGATCTAGGAGACTTTTGGAGATATAGATTTGGGGACTACAGGATACTAGCTGAAATAGACGACGGAGAGATAAAGATATTCGTCATAGATATAGGTCACAGGAGAGAAATATATAGGTAA
- the relB gene encoding type II toxin-antitoxin system RelB family antitoxin, whose translation MAVITVRVDNEDNDLIREYAKVKHMTISELVRESVIEKIEDEIDVKAYNEYLLNKKDTKFYSLDEVEKELGL comes from the coding sequence ATGGCTGTTATTACTGTAAGAGTAGACAATGAAGATAATGATTTAATACGTGAGTACGCAAAAGTAAAGCACATGACTATTTCTGAACTTGTGAGGGAATCTGTAATCGAGAAAATCGAAGATGAAATAGACGTTAAAGCCTATAATGAGTATCTCCTTAACAAAAAAGACACTAAGTTCTACTCTTTAGACGAAGTAGAAAAAGAATTGGGGCTTTAA
- a CDS encoding BC1881 family protein: protein MEVIINSAIKIDLASISTKALMEELIRREAVSARMAEPHQKYSIKTTYEDDGRRQTIETESTGPCMIIEVWD from the coding sequence GTGGAAGTAATAATCAATAGTGCGATAAAAATAGACTTAGCCAGCATAAGTACAAAAGCTTTGATGGAGGAACTCATAAGGAGAGAAGCGGTATCGGCCAGAATGGCAGAGCCACACCAGAAGTACAGTATCAAGACTACTTATGAAGACGACGGACGTAGACAGACTATAGAAACAGAGAGTACAGGGCCTTGTATGATAATAGAGGTTTGGGATTAG
- a CDS encoding putative HNHc nuclease, with product MHYFSKITGVRETDEGTDLLLRIPGEQVGSIISRRKVGDAVDAEIKINDGRTITIEQRKKIFACIRDICDYTGDDPDYLKEYLKYDYCATTGGENFSLSDCSVTVAREFISHIIEFVLKHNIPLADRAITRVEDVDRYLWGCIKYRRCSITGKSTGVDIHHCTGSRVGMGRDRKSIDHSNLELIALSRDWHNRVHSEGELHIFEQYKIYGIKVDRETLKELGLKHEDID from the coding sequence ATGCACTACTTCTCGAAAATAACAGGAGTACGAGAGACAGACGAAGGAACGGATCTGTTACTCCGAATACCAGGGGAGCAAGTAGGCTCTATAATATCAAGACGGAAAGTTGGGGATGCTGTAGACGCTGAGATAAAGATCAACGATGGGCGCACTATTACGATAGAACAACGCAAAAAGATATTCGCATGTATAAGAGATATTTGCGACTATACAGGAGACGACCCAGACTATTTAAAAGAGTACTTGAAATACGACTACTGCGCTACTACTGGGGGAGAGAACTTCTCTCTCTCGGATTGCAGCGTAACGGTGGCCAGGGAGTTTATATCGCACATCATAGAGTTTGTCTTAAAACACAACATACCACTAGCTGATAGGGCAATAACCAGAGTTGAAGATGTGGATAGGTACTTGTGGGGGTGCATCAAATACCGCAGGTGCAGCATAACAGGAAAGTCTACAGGGGTAGACATTCACCACTGCACTGGAAGCCGTGTAGGCATGGGAAGGGACAGGAAGAGCATAGACCACAGCAATCTAGAGTTGATAGCCCTCTCTAGAGACTGGCACAACAGGGTGCACTCAGAAGGGGAGCTTCACATATTCGAGCAATACAAGATATACGGAATCAAGGTGGATAGAGAGACCCTTAAGGAACTGGGGTTAAAACATGAGGATATAGACTAG
- a CDS encoding DUF6906 family protein, whose product MKHGKKPTARQKQLMTDEGLDCREWLVTKDTPDLMEIVNRESGRVKEIGK is encoded by the coding sequence ATGAAACACGGAAAGAAACCAACAGCGAGACAAAAGCAGCTAATGACAGACGAAGGACTGGATTGCAGAGAGTGGCTTGTTACTAAGGACACGCCGGACCTGATGGAGATAGTAAACAGAGAGAGCGGAAGAGTCAAAGAGATTGGGAAGTAG
- a CDS encoding YopX family protein, producing MREIKFRAWDEQNKKMRYGDPRDDEFYFENDGCAMQYSIWMSSNSDTNPPIMQYTGLLDKNGVRIFEGDVLLERYKEPDYDGREGILAEVVFHKGAFMIKEPGEDPEYTLGETYEDFEVVGNVFENKEMLEVE from the coding sequence ATGAGAGAGATTAAGTTTAGAGCGTGGGATGAACAAAACAAAAAAATGCGATACGGAGATCCTCGAGACGATGAGTTTTATTTTGAAAACGATGGCTGTGCAATGCAGTATAGCATTTGGATGTCGAGCAATTCGGACACTAACCCTCCAATAATGCAATACACGGGCCTCCTAGACAAAAACGGAGTGCGAATATTTGAGGGGGACGTGCTGCTAGAAAGATATAAGGAGCCGGATTACGATGGCAGAGAAGGCATACTAGCGGAAGTGGTATTCCACAAAGGAGCTTTTATGATAAAGGAGCCGGGAGAAGATCCAGAATACACACTGGGCGAGACGTATGAGGACTTTGAAGTTGTCGGGAACGTGTTCGAGAACAAAGAAATGCTGGAGGTGGAGTAG
- a CDS encoding nucleotide modification associated domain-containing protein, with product MEYNRPEIHQSICDRLNDTYRRKNSDYGNSFTKTREEYPEAIVIRLSDKLERLKTLLKGEERKVADESIVDTLVDLANYALMELVEIEIEIEEEA from the coding sequence ATGGAATACAACAGACCAGAGATACATCAGAGCATATGCGACAGGTTGAACGACACGTACAGGAGAAAGAACAGCGACTACGGGAACAGCTTCACCAAGACGAGAGAGGAATACCCAGAAGCGATAGTCATACGACTGAGCGACAAGTTAGAGCGTTTGAAGACACTTCTAAAAGGCGAGGAGAGAAAGGTTGCAGATGAAAGCATAGTAGACACTTTGGTGGATCTTGCAAATTACGCCTTGATGGAGCTTGTAGAGATAGAGATAGAGATAGAGGAGGAGGCGTAA
- a CDS encoding single-stranded DNA-binding protein, translated as MNVSTIIGRLVRDPELKYLPNGGTSVTRMTVAVDRQMSKEKKQEAEGKGQPTCDFINIVVWGKQGENCSNYLKKGRNVAIQGRIQSGSYTAQDGTKRYTTDVVAERVQFIDWGDKQQSGGTNSGDFNTEGFHLDDSIDEEDVPF; from the coding sequence ATGAACGTATCAACGATTATCGGACGCCTTGTACGCGATCCAGAACTTAAGTATCTACCGAATGGAGGAACGTCGGTCACTAGAATGACAGTAGCTGTAGACAGGCAGATGTCGAAAGAGAAGAAGCAAGAAGCAGAGGGCAAGGGACAGCCTACTTGCGACTTCATAAACATAGTAGTGTGGGGAAAGCAAGGCGAAAACTGTTCCAACTACCTGAAGAAAGGCAGGAACGTGGCTATACAGGGAAGAATTCAAAGCGGAAGCTACACTGCACAAGATGGAACTAAGAGGTACACTACGGACGTAGTGGCCGAAAGAGTCCAGTTCATAGACTGGGGCGACAAGCAGCAGAGTGGAGGGACTAATTCGGGAGACTTTAACACAGAGGGATTCCATTTGGATGACAGCATAGACGAGGAGGACGTTCCTTTCTAA
- a CDS encoding DUF1064 domain-containing protein — protein sequence MRWTPEQYQNYLKSESKGKQNKYRNRKTVVDNIQFDSQKEANFYCELKLLKKAGEIKDFGLQEKFELQPGFQKNGKKHRPITYLADFVITYHDGTTEVVDVKASEKFQTDVYKIKKKLFEYKYPGLSIKEVY from the coding sequence ATGCGTTGGACACCGGAACAGTATCAGAACTACCTAAAATCAGAGTCAAAAGGCAAGCAGAACAAATACAGGAACAGAAAGACAGTTGTCGATAATATCCAGTTCGACAGCCAAAAAGAAGCTAACTTTTACTGTGAACTTAAGCTGCTGAAAAAAGCCGGGGAGATAAAGGACTTCGGATTGCAAGAGAAGTTCGAACTACAGCCGGGGTTCCAGAAGAACGGAAAGAAGCACAGACCTATTACGTACTTGGCCGACTTTGTAATCACATATCACGATGGAACTACAGAGGTGGTGGACGTGAAGGCTTCAGAAAAGTTTCAGACAGACGTATACAAGATAAAAAAGAAGCTGTTTGAGTACAAATATCCAGGGCTGAGTATAAAAGAGGTTTACTAG
- a CDS encoding class I SAM-dependent methyltransferase, protein MTKILDACCGSKMFWFDKNNENVTYMDNRELEDNLCDGRKLEVKPDIVGDFRNMPFEDESFYLVVFDPPHLLRAGEGSWLAKKYGKLGEDWKQDIERGFRECMRVLKPNGTLIFKWNEDQIKLTEILKVIDSEPLFGNRRSKTHWLAFMKGIS, encoded by the coding sequence ATGACAAAGATACTGGATGCTTGCTGTGGCAGTAAAATGTTCTGGTTTGACAAGAATAACGAGAATGTAACATACATGGACAATCGGGAACTTGAAGATAATCTTTGCGATGGCAGAAAGTTAGAAGTGAAACCGGATATAGTTGGAGACTTTAGAAATATGCCGTTCGAAGATGAATCCTTCTACTTGGTGGTATTTGACCCCCCACACTTGCTGAGAGCAGGAGAAGGTTCGTGGTTGGCCAAGAAGTACGGAAAACTTGGGGAGGATTGGAAGCAAGATATAGAGCGAGGCTTTAGGGAGTGCATGAGAGTTCTTAAGCCTAACGGAACATTGATATTCAAGTGGAACGAAGATCAGATAAAGCTGACGGAAATACTGAAAGTGATAGACAGCGAGCCTTTGTTTGGAAATAGACGAAGTAAAACACACTGGCTTGCTTTTATGAAAGGGATAAGCTAA
- a CDS encoding ATP-binding protein, translating into MEEIAKAISELQKKVGSLELAQKMPESYHCSACQDKGYIFTTQGEYQMGKKCKCTLLKEAKARLDKSGLGDLLETRTFENYQVSGEYQKFIKKTAMEYLESFLNGDNYSFSILGQSGVGKTHITTAISKKLLDMGVGVKYYIADEIIQNLQACKFDEENYNNEFNKIVRADVLFIDDLFKSSLTNYYNEEGIKKEDLREIFKVINYRYNKKLPILLNSEIHFERFTNIDQAIIGRINEMCNYKYLISIKPDSSKNYRLSKKSV; encoded by the coding sequence ATGGAGGAAATAGCGAAAGCAATAAGCGAACTTCAAAAGAAAGTGGGAAGTCTGGAATTAGCGCAGAAGATGCCGGAGTCATATCACTGTAGCGCTTGCCAAGACAAAGGCTACATATTTACAACTCAGGGCGAGTATCAGATGGGGAAGAAGTGCAAATGCACTCTTTTAAAAGAAGCTAAAGCGAGGCTGGATAAAAGTGGACTGGGAGATTTGCTAGAAACTAGAACATTTGAAAACTATCAAGTGAGTGGCGAGTATCAGAAGTTCATAAAGAAAACGGCTATGGAGTACTTAGAAAGCTTTTTAAACGGAGATAACTACTCTTTCTCTATCTTGGGGCAGTCGGGAGTAGGGAAGACGCATATAACGACAGCGATATCTAAGAAACTGTTAGATATGGGCGTAGGGGTTAAATACTATATAGCGGATGAGATAATACAGAATTTACAGGCGTGTAAGTTTGATGAAGAAAATTACAACAATGAGTTTAACAAGATAGTCAGAGCGGATGTTTTATTTATAGACGATCTATTCAAGTCCTCTCTAACTAACTACTACAACGAGGAAGGTATAAAGAAAGAGGATTTAAGAGAGATCTTTAAAGTTATTAACTACAGATATAACAAGAAGCTGCCAATACTACTAAACAGCGAAATACATTTTGAGAGGTTTACAAATATAGACCAAGCGATAATCGGTAGGATAAACGAAATGTGTAACTACAAGTATTTGATATCAATAAAACCGGATAGTAGCAAGAACTATAGATTAAGCAAAAAGAGCGTTTAA
- a CDS encoding helix-turn-helix domain-containing protein — MKKVDRIKHPTGDIKQKGFGIIPKLVMQDTRLSVEAKAIYAYMASYAGAGDTAFPGVDLMIHHLGVSKKRFYRHRDDLEKLGYIQITKSRKGNRNASNVYELVQKLDFDSSRFDQYQNEQYQNDDGQNEQYQNDPPNSNSNKINSLNNNSPENHHHQKGDDDEEAPKGLVIDKELGELARLYQECIGQANSRTAFWLEEILKEYGFLWCKNALIRADEYGGRTKAYVRSILDTWKANGGMKLEVKSDGGNSESNKRTSKESGKSGISAEDAGVISL, encoded by the coding sequence GTGAAGAAAGTAGATCGAATTAAACATCCTACGGGAGATATAAAGCAAAAAGGGTTCGGAATAATACCCAAGCTAGTAATGCAAGATACAAGACTTAGCGTAGAAGCAAAAGCTATATACGCATACATGGCAAGCTATGCGGGAGCAGGAGATACGGCTTTTCCTGGAGTAGACTTGATGATACATCACTTAGGAGTAAGTAAGAAAAGGTTCTATAGACATAGAGATGACTTAGAGAAGTTGGGATATATACAAATAACCAAATCTAGGAAAGGGAATAGAAATGCTAGTAATGTTTATGAGCTTGTTCAAAAATTAGATTTTGACAGTAGTCGTTTTGACCAGTATCAAAATGAACAGTATCAAAATGATGATGGTCAAAATGAACAGTATCAAAATGACCCCCCTAATAGTAACAGTAATAAAATCAACAGTCTTAATAATAACAGTCCTGAAAATCATCATCATCAAAAAGGAGATGACGATGAAGAAGCACCTAAAGGACTTGTAATAGATAAGGAACTCGGAGAACTGGCTAGGCTCTATCAGGAATGCATAGGACAGGCTAATAGCAGAACTGCTTTTTGGTTGGAAGAAATACTGAAAGAGTATGGATTCCTTTGGTGCAAAAATGCTCTGATAAGAGCTGATGAATACGGTGGAAGAACGAAAGCGTATGTAAGAAGCATATTGGACACTTGGAAAGCCAATGGAGGAATGAAACTGGAGGTGAAATCAGATGGAGGAAATAGCGAAAGCAATAAGCGAACTTCAAAAGAAAGTGGGAAGTCTGGAATTAGCGCAGAAGATGCCGGAGTCATATCACTGTAG
- a CDS encoding ERF family protein gives MNIYEKIQTAKVELQKADLKKSGQNKYAGYTYFELKDFLPKINEIFAELQLLSKVSFNSEVATLDIVDSEKPEDVVTFTSPMASAQLKGCHEIQNLGAVQTYQRRYLYTMALDIAESDALEANTGKHEPEKSVTPPAPKVSAEKVVAIKNLAEVKGVDVPALLKYYNVTKFDDMNESQWNHGMKVLQSK, from the coding sequence ATGAATATATATGAAAAGATACAGACAGCAAAGGTGGAGCTCCAGAAAGCAGACCTTAAGAAAAGTGGGCAGAACAAATATGCAGGATATACGTACTTCGAGTTGAAAGATTTCTTGCCTAAGATAAACGAGATATTCGCAGAGCTTCAGTTACTTTCGAAAGTAAGCTTCAATAGCGAGGTGGCTACACTGGACATCGTGGATTCAGAGAAGCCAGAAGACGTAGTGACTTTCACAAGCCCTATGGCTTCGGCGCAACTGAAAGGGTGTCATGAGATCCAGAACTTAGGGGCAGTGCAGACGTACCAGAGAAGATATTTATACACTATGGCGCTTGATATAGCTGAGTCGGATGCACTAGAGGCTAATACCGGAAAGCACGAGCCAGAAAAATCAGTGACACCTCCAGCACCTAAAGTATCAGCTGAGAAGGTAGTGGCAATCAAGAATCTCGCAGAGGTCAAGGGAGTTGACGTCCCTGCGCTGCTGAAATACTACAACGTTACAAAGTTTGATGATATGAACGAGAGCCAGTGGAACCATGGCATGAAGGTTCTTCAGAGTAAGTAG